The genomic region TCCCTCGTTGCGTATCTGTCCCGACGCCTATTTGAACgtctcttcctcaccacaaTAATCCGGGAGACCTGATATCatctcaccacctcaccaccacaaaatgtcccaacaaccaacactcCTAATCGGCTCAACAGGCCTAGTAGGCTCCcacatcctctccaccctcctctcctcctccgtccccgTCACCACAATCTCCCGccgcccccccaaaacccccggcccaaccctcacccccatcatcgaATCCAACACCGACCTCTGgacctcctccctttcctcacTCGCCCCCCCGCCCAAAACAGTCATCTCCGCCCTCGGCACCACCCGCACCGCCGCAGGCGGCATAGCAAACCAGTGGAAAATCGACCACGACCTCAACGTCGCCCTGGCCAGAGCAGCGAAAGATTCTGGAACCAAAACCTTTGTTTTTGTGTCTAGCGGTGGGACGAGGGGTTTGTTCAGCAATTATGTGCCGTACAGTAAGATGAAGAttggggtggaggatacGATCAAGGAGTTGGGTTTTGAGCACGCGGTGATACTCAGGCCGGGGTTGATactgggggagagggagcaggctaggcttggggaggggcaggcgcAGGGGGTGGTCAAGGCGATTGGGcggtggtttgggaggggggtggtggacagGTTTGcgcaggagggggaggttattGCGCGGGCGGCggtgaaggcggtggagatgattgagggggggagggcgccGAGTAAATACTGGATTTTGGAGCAGAATGATAttgtgaggttggggagggaggagtggaagggggagacgaAGTAAGGGGAGGGAAGCgatgtggatggggagaggaggtaaGATAGGGGAGATGATATAGGTGTGGGCGGGCTAACTGTTGTACTGGATGGATGTGGCGTTCGGGTCCGGGCTGCTGTGTTTTAACTGGAACCGGTGAAGATTGTATCGTGCTGGGTATCCTATAGGAATAATTCTTTTCTACTATAATTCGAGGTCAATCATATCTCCCAGACTATCTCACAGTACAGCGTAATTCGTAATTACACCACCACGCTGTGTCACCCCGATAATCACACCAAGCCAAGCAAGACTAGAAAACAAGCTTAAATCCACGTCCGTGGTCCCCCTCCTATCGGGTAATCGTTGGACCattatattattattcaTCTCATCCCATATTGGCCGCTGTCAACCATTCCCCCTGAACGGATGGTGTGAGAGCGGGAAACGTACCAAGCTGCCCCACtaccccgccaccacccacgcCGCGGCACCCGCTCCGGTTATCTATCTATCTGGTCTATCGAGACATTTTAGTGTGATTCCACAGCCattcactcactcactcactcactcactcaatcaatcaatcactcactcactcacgCAGACTGATTTGTCTCATATATACACCTTTATACTTTCTCTCATTTTTTGCCAGAGGGGGTGAGTTGATATTGACTCATCACCACACAAAcaactcactcactcactcactcactcactttgaccaaccaccaccaccaccaccaccacaccaaaaaGATGTCCAAAGAAGAGATACCaaccggcaccaccgccgcctcgggcctccgccccctcctcatcggccCCAGCTCCGGTCCCGAACCTCCATACCCGTACCGCATGTCCGGCCCCGTGATCTCCGGCTTCGGCCGCGGCTCCAAAGAACTCGGGATtcccaccgccaacctccccgttgataactccctcaccccctggatctcctccatcccatcgGGCGTTTACTTTGGTTGGGCGTCTCTTCTCTTACCCCCCAGCCACCCGAACTACAGCCCAgcctccaacaccaactgGAGCATGTTTCCAATGGTCATGTCCATAGGCTACAACCCCTTCTACAAAAACGACACCCGCTCCGCGGAAGTCCACGTGTTGCATGAGTTCCAGGCAGACTTCTACGGCACAGACATGcgcctcctcatcatggGCTACATCCGCGACGAAAAGGACTACAAGGGGCTTGACGACCTGGTCGAGGACATCACCTTTGACTGTCGGGTCGCTCGACAGTCCCTCTCGAGACCAGGGTGGAGAGTCAAAGAATTAGGGGATGGGGGCCAGTTTGAGGGCGGTTGGCTGGTTGAGCAAGAAGACGAGAAGGCGAGTTTATAAGGAATAAGCGTTTTTATAGACTTAAAAAAGCAAGCGATTCAATAATTGAGcattcaacccccccccccccttccctttcctctctctcccaaaAAATTATGAACAGTTTTCCGCGAGTTGTGTAATAGGTATAGATCACGAGACAGAAAAACAAATGTATATAAATCACTTCTTCTCTTTTATATACCCAACCATCAACATA from Podospora bellae-mahoneyi strain CBS 112042 chromosome 4, whole genome shotgun sequence harbors:
- the FMP52 gene encoding Protein fmp52, mitochondrial (EggNog:ENOG503P35E; COG:T) translates to MSQQPTLLIGSTGLVGSHILSTLLSSSVPVTTISRRPPKTPGPTLTPIIESNTDLWTSSLSSLAPPPKTVISALGTTRTAAGGIANQWKIDHDLNVALARAAKDSGTKTFVFVSSGGTRGLFSNYVPYSKMKIGVEDTIKELGFEHAVILRPGLILGEREQARLGEGQAQGVVKAIGRWFGRGVVDRFAQEGEVIARAAVKAVEMIEGGRAPSKYWILEQNDIVRLGREEWKGETK
- the FMN1 gene encoding riboflavin kinase (COG:H; EggNog:ENOG503P3XM; BUSCO:EOG092659OC); amino-acid sequence: MSKEEIPTGTTAASGLRPLLIGPSSGPEPPYPYRMSGPVISGFGRGSKELGIPTANLPVDNSLTPWISSIPSGVYFGWASLLLPPSHPNYSPASNTNWSMFPMVMSIGYNPFYKNDTRSAEVHVLHEFQADFYGTDMRLLIMGYIRDEKDYKGLDDLVEDITFDCRVARQSLSRPGWRVKELGDGGQFEGGWLVEQEDEKASL